The genomic stretch TACCATTGAGCTTATAAAATTTCATAGGATCAAGTGTTACAACTTGCCCGCTGGTAACATCACCTTTAAAATTGTTGGGATCCTGAGCGATTCCGACCACTGCAATTTCAGAAGTTATATCTTCTTCTTTACCGCACGAATGAATGATCAATGATGAGCAGATAATGAAAGCTGCAATGATTAATTTTAAGTGATTTTTCTTCATAATTCTCAGGTTACTCTTCTTCAACGAGATTTTTATCAATCTATTTTGAATGAGAAGACCAAATTACTATTTTTTTGCTTGGTTTCCCAACAGAATATTGATGATTTAATTTTAGTATTAAATATTTAAAATGAATAAAAGTTAATATTAAAAAAAATAACCACGCCCGGAAAATAAATTCCGGGCGTGGTTTTCAATTTAATATGAAGAAACTAATTACTTAATATTAAATACCTGCCCATCCTGCAGCCCAAGTTGGAGTTGCTGTACCGTTACCAGCACCATTTGCCGTTGCATCTTCAGTGTAAGTATTTGGTAATAAAGCTGCAGCAGGACTTCCTGTAGTTGCTTTTACAGACGCTTTAGTTGCAACATTGTCAAATTTCACTTTTGTGATTCTGTTTTGACCATTGAAATAAGTTACAGACTGATCGTGCTCTACGTTGATACCTGTAGTCCAGTTAGATAATACAACATTATCAATTGACGCATAAGTACCTTCTCTCAATTTTAGACCATCAGATTCTCCTGAAGTTGCTCCAATGAAAGTAGCATTTTTGATTGTTGGATTAGATCTTGGACTTGCATCTTTATTATTTGCATTGTTATCCGCCTCGATTCCTCTGTTTCCAACGTTATCTGCTCTTCTTTTTGTATAGATATTTGTTGCTGTTCCGTTCCAACCTTCAGTCCAGTCAAAAGCATCATCTTCGTTAGCGACAGAAATAATGTTTGATACATTTACTGTTCCACCAAAGAACTCAATACCATCATCAGATCCATTAATCATAGAGATATTGTCTATTACAGTTCCGTTACCTACACCGAATAAAGAAAGACCGTTAAATTCTTTCACTCCAGTATAAATTGCGCCTGCATATTCTATTCTTACAAACTTTAAGCTTCCTGAATTGTCATTGGCAACAGTTCCTCCATAGATTGATTCTCCTACTTCAGAAACTGCAGTAGCACCACTATTGATAGGAGCTTTACCACAGATTACCACACCTCCCCAGCTTCCTGGTGTAGGATTTGGTGAAGTAAATACGATGGGTGATGTAGCAGTTCCGTTAGCGAAAATTTTAGCACCTTGCTCTATAAGAACGTAAGAAGATGTACCTCCATTGGCTTCAATTCTAGTTCCTGCAGGAATTACCAAAGTACCACCAGCTCTTACTTTCACTGATCCAGTTAATTTATATAATTTCGTAGCATCTAAAGTTACGGTTTCACCAGACTTTACCTCTCCCTTGAAATTGGCAGGATCTGCTGCAATACCCGTTGCAGGATTTGTGATGATAACTTCATCATCATCGTTGTCACTACATGATTGAAATGCTACAGCTGTTGTAGACATAATGAATGCCGCAGCTAATAATTTTAAAGTGTTCTTTTTCATTTTACAATATTTTTATAATTTATTTTCAGTAATTAAAATTCATATGATACGCTCGCTCCTACGCCTGCCCCTCTTTTATATTTTCTCGAAACAAGCTCTCCTGTTGTATTGTCTTGAACTCTTGTAAAGTAAGGGTTTAATAAATTTCTTCCACTTAAAGAAAAGCCCATTCCGTTTACTAATTTTATTTTTAGTGTAGTATCTAATGTGCTGAATGCTTTATCTACTAGATTTCCTTTTCCAATGTTACCAAGAGCATACACATTATCTGAAATATAAGAGTAAGACACTACAAAATCCATCGTGTTTTTATTTCCCCATTTTTGTTCGATACCTAGGTTGGCATTGGCTAAGAATTCTGAAGCTCCTTGTAATTTGTCTTTAGTAGTATTGAAATTAACACTCAATTTATTTTCGCGCATCACTTTTTCTTTATCTAAGTTTTGCTCGGTATTTAAGTAAGTACCATTTAAGAAAGTATAAAATCTAGTTTTACCAGAGTCATAAATATCTTTTCTTATCTCAGCTTCCAAACCAAAAACTCTACCGGAGTCTCCTACATTGATAAAAGAAACTGTATTTGAAGAAGATGCAACTACTGTTCTAGCGATTGGGTTTTTAATGAATTTTCCAAATGCAGTTAAAGAGATTAGTTCATTTTTCTTAGGAAACCATTCCCACTTTAAATCTATATTGTAGTTATCAGCGATGTACACATCTCTGTTCCCTTGGCTTGATTCATCTATATCTTCATATTCAAATGGTGCAACTTCTAGTAAAAGAGGAGTAGTGTAAGTTTTTGAACCGGCTAATCTTAAGTTATGCTTATCATTTACACTGTATTTTAAGTTGAAAGCAGGTAAAATTTTAGAATAGTCTTTATTTACTTTTCCTCCATCTGCGAATAATGCAGTGTTATACTCAATTTCTTGTTTTAAATTATCATAACGTACACCAACTTGTGCCGTCAACTTTTCTGAGAATTTATATTCTACATTTACGTAACCTGCATTGTTCATTATTTCTGATGTAAAATATTGAGGAACAAAGGCAGTTTCATTAGATTTAATATCTCCTCTGAATGTTACAATATCGAAAAATCCTCCAGCTTGATAATTAGTACTATTAAAGAAAGAATCATAATTATTGCGATCTACAAAATAACTTCCTTGCACAGGAAGCACTCGGAAGTTATACTGTGTTGCTTTGAAATCGCTATCTTTATATCTTCCGCTATACCCCAATGTAATTTTTGTGTTTTCGCCCAATTTGTAATCAGCATGTACATCACCTACAAAATCATTTTCCAATAATCTGTCGTAATATCTGTTATTGGCTCCAGGATTGGAACTAGCAAAAAAACTGTAATCTTGAAGTTTATCATAGATTGTTATATTTTGCTGTCTGTCTGGTCTTCTGCTGTCTAGTCTGTTATATCCTAGATTCCAGACAATTTTCAATGGCTCAGATATCGTATGCTCACCTTTTAACTGGTTTGCAAGTAAGTCATTCGTTCTGTATGTAGCTCTTCTTACTTGGGTTACATATCTTTCTTGCAATG from Chryseobacterium indoltheticum encodes the following:
- a CDS encoding TonB-dependent receptor domain-containing protein, whose protein sequence is MNFRKLSIAALFLTTSGTLMYAQEKNDTVKNEKKIEGVIIQGTTKKGSESNIITVQRKSVEVIERVGSVQLEKQGVGDVSVAVTKATGSQKQEGSGQIFIRGLGDRNNSTTINGLQVPSNDPLYKNIDLSIIKTDMIDFIGLEKVYNPKLWGDMSGANVDIVTKVYTGKPYFKINLGSSVNFNAVQKNNYFLQDGPNFFGSKMLEKPSKNAILNRGYVFKTSLKNQEINNPINSALSFDFGTNFKIGEQGKLSIFGFGGFDNSYDYFQGITGGSFDTEKGTNKIYDNSEEFKYTTNTTGLINVNYKINSNHNINLSSNYIHTTEQKLGNYSGYNRDYYDNDALQERYVTQVRRATYRTNDLLANQLKGEHTISEPLKIVWNLGYNRLDSRRPDRQQNITIYDKLQDYSFFASSNPGANNRYYDRLLENDFVGDVHADYKLGENTKITLGYSGRYKDSDFKATQYNFRVLPVQGSYFVDRNNYDSFFNSTNYQAGGFFDIVTFRGDIKSNETAFVPQYFTSEIMNNAGYVNVEYKFSEKLTAQVGVRYDNLKQEIEYNTALFADGGKVNKDYSKILPAFNLKYSVNDKHNLRLAGSKTYTTPLLLEVAPFEYEDIDESSQGNRDVYIADNYNIDLKWEWFPKKNELISLTAFGKFIKNPIARTVVASSSNTVSFINVGDSGRVFGLEAEIRKDIYDSGKTRFYTFLNGTYLNTEQNLDKEKVMRENKLSVNFNTTKDKLQGASEFLANANLGIEQKWGNKNTMDFVVSYSYISDNVYALGNIGKGNLVDKAFSTLDTTLKIKLVNGMGFSLSGRNLLNPYFTRVQDNTTGELVSRKYKRGAGVGASVSYEF